In Dromaius novaehollandiae isolate bDroNov1 chromosome 4, bDroNov1.hap1, whole genome shotgun sequence, a single genomic region encodes these proteins:
- the TACC3 gene encoding transforming acidic coiled-coil-containing protein 3 isoform X4: MPEKVSAAPYPDDEMPVKSRGSYNIDFDNLNDINPFQSSMQLQNSPGNLQKSPVSGSPERVSEKSSNSLPLDDTVPFPSTTASAESSSAEENIQTTFSGKESVLTELEESNKHKLTPKQAISDSVQDVKSTSDVVSQADNSVGSTEAPTHSVQLSGKLDPSSADVTDSSKPGELKLQNVSVAEKTSTEESKPAEEPCISKGEPAEKPGTTKAGPVKLEFDFDNTTARKPPPKKLGKRPGIKPPSKKIPSAKTKTENTETKSASNVEEEIPVPKASYKFDWDKLDDPNFNPFGGGSKISSSPKCPKPSSQKAHLQEEQDGALSRRESLPVEQDNTPSTCEILEERDPESLEIGKQRVAEDKPGIQEDNLGAQTEGKLPGQLAMEKKIHPSKLSPANVLSQDSLVSAGSGKSSMPAEEIKLSSHTTEIIADDQTASTEPEEQFRPSAEVLGMGIEIDYLEQFGTSSFKESALRKQSLYLKFDPLLRDSPRKPISGTIETNMSIMTAPLQCGRLLEEAEKPAVSLQNEEKPKGLDLLGTFTTSDTGPLIPDSVTSDVSPLPFAASTNTAVDAIIDVLKYSQKDMDAAVELVKKEVQEKQLETLEWKKKYDKLHMEYKEMGKIIAEFEGTITQMMEDAHKQKELSKKEMQRMVEEKQQVISDLNSMEKSFSELFKRFEKQKEVLEGYRKNEEALKKCAEEYLARIKKEEQRYQALKAHAEEKLHQANEEIAQVRSRAKSETAALQASLRKEQMRIQSLERSLEQKTKENDELTKICDDLILKMEKI; encoded by the exons ATGCCAGAGAAGGTCAGCGCTGCTCCTTACCCAGATGATGAGATGCCAGTGAAGAGCCGAGGTTCCTACAATATTGACTTTGATAACCTAAATGACATCAATCCCTTCCAGAGTTCAATGCAGCTGCAGAATTCTCCTGGAAATCTACAAAAGTCTCCTGTATCTGGAAGCCCCGAGAGAGTTTCTGAAAAAAGTAGTAATTCTCTTCCACTGGATGATACAGTTCCCTTTCCTTCAACTACAGCAAGTGCGGAGAGCTCCAGTGCAGAGGAAAACATACAAACAACATTCTCTGGAAAAGAATCTGTTTTGACAGAGTTAGAGGAGTCTAATAAACACAAGCTGACTCCTAAGCAAGCAATCAGTGACTCTGTGCAGGATGTGAAATCTACTTCCGATGTAGTAAGCCAAGCTGATAACTCTGTGGGATCAACAGAAGCACCTACACATTCTGTACAGTTATCTGGCAAATTAGATCCTAGTAGTGCTGATGTAACTGATTCTTCTAAACCTGGGGAACTGAAGCTTCAGAATGTTTCAGTAGCAGAAAAAACTTCCACAGAAGAGTCAAAGCCTGCAGAGGAACCTTGTATCTCCAAGGGGGAACCTGCAGAAAAGCCTGGTACCACCAAGGCTGGACCAGTAAAACTGGAATTTGACTTTGATAACACCACTGCAAGAAAACCACCTCCTAAGAAACTAGGTAAAAGACCTGGAATTAAGCCACCTTCCAAAAAAATTCCTAGTGCCAAAACAAAAACTGAGAATACTGAAACGAAAAGTGCAAGTAATGTGGAAGAAGAAATTCCTGTTCCCAAAGCATCTTATAAGTTTGACTGGGACAAACTTGATGATCCAAACTTTAATCCATTTGGAGGAGGCTCTAAAATTTCCAGCTCACCCAAGTGCCCTAAACCTAGCAGTCAAAAAGCTCATCTGCAAGAGGAGCAGGATGGTGCCTTGTCAAGGAGGGAGTCTCTTCCAGTGGAGCAGGATAACACACCAAGTACCTGTGAAATTCTTGAGGAAAGAGATCCTGAAAGTTT ggAAATTGGTAAACAGAGGGTGGCAGAAGACAAGCCAGGAATTCAAGAAGACAATCTAGGAGCTCAAACAGAAGGCAAACTTCCAGGACAACTAGCCATG gagaagaaaatacaTCCCTCGAAATTGTCTCCAGCTAATGTCCTCTCTCAAGATAGTCTAGTTTCTGCTGGCAGTGGAAAAAGCTCAATGCCTGCAGAAGAAATTAAACTTAGTTCCCACACAACTGAGATAATAGCAGATGACCAGACAGCTAGCACTGAACCTGAAGAGCAGTTCAGACCATCAGCAGAAG TTCTAGGAATGGGCATAGAAATAGACTACCTGGAACAGTTTGGGACTTCATCA TTCAAAGAGTCTGCTTTGAGGAAACAGTCGCTGTATTTGAAGTTTGATCCTCTGTTGAGAGACAGTCCCAGAAAACCAATCTCTGGTACTATTGAAACAAATATGAGTATTATGACTGCTCCACTTCAGTGTGG CAGATTGCTTGAGGAAGCTGAAAAGCCTGCAGTGAgtcttcaaaatgaagaaaaaccaaAAGGACTAGATCTTCTGGGAACGTTTACAACTTCT gATACAGGTCCCCTAATTCCAGACTCTGTGACCAGTGATGTTTCACCGCTGCCTTTTGCTGCTTCTACAAACACTGCAGTGGATGCTATTATAGATGTGCTAAAATATAGTCAAAAAGACATGGATGCAGCTGTCGAACTGGTTAAAAAAGAG GTTCAAGAGAAGCAGCTGGAGACTCTAGAATGGAAAAAGAAGTATGACAAGCTTCATATGGAATACAAGGAAATGGG aaaaataattgcaGAGTTTGAGGGTACAATAACCCAAATGATGG AGGATGCTCACAAGCAGAAGgagctttcaaagaaagaaatgcagaggatggtggaagagaagcagcaagttATTTCAGATCTGAACTCTATGGAGAAATCTTTCTCTGAACTGTTCAAAcgatttgaaaaacagaaagaagtgcTAGAAGGTTATCGCAAA AATGAAGAGGCTCTGAAAAAGTGTGCTGAAGAGTACCTGGCCAGAATcaagaaagaagagcagagatATCAGGCACTAAAGGCACATGCTGAAGAAAAGCTGCATCA AGCAAATGAAGAAATTGCCCAGGTACGGAGCAGAGCCAAGTCAGAGACTGCAGCATTACAAGCCAGTCTCCGCAAAGAACAAATGAGGATCCAGTCCTTAGAGAGGAGCCTAGAACAAAAG ACTAAAGAAAATGATGAACTAACAAAAATCTGTGATGACTTGATTTTGAAGATGGAAAAAATCTAA
- the TACC3 gene encoding transforming acidic coiled-coil-containing protein 3 isoform X3, whose product MSLQILNAENGENCENISDDLTVEDCGFCFTPPEPTGRPSILRLSQKENVPPRSVVKAMKVTFQTPLRDPQTRKILSPTMTDKLEATFTLEDCREAPEDDLLFAFNNVESLQKTEAEANNRESNIQMPEKVSAAPYPDDEMPVKSRGSYNIDFDNLNDINPFQSSMQLQNSPGNLQKSPVSGSPERVSEKSSNSLPLDDTVPFPSTTASAESSSAEENIQTTFSGKESVLTELEESNKHKLTPKQAISDSVQDVKSTSDVVSQADNSVGSTEAPTHSVQLSGKLDPSSADVTDSSKPGELKLQNVSVAEKTSTEESKPAEEPCISKGEPAEKPGTTKAGPVKLEFDFDNTTARKPPPKKLGKRPGIKPPSKKIPSAKTKTENTETKSASNVEEEIPVPKASYKFDWDKLDDPNFNPFGGGSKISSSPKCPKPSSQKAHLQEEQDGALSRRESLPVEQDNTPSTCEILEERDPESLEIGKQRVAEDKPGIQEDNLGAQTEGKLPGQLAMEKKIHPSKLSPANVLSQDSLVSAGSGKSSMPAEEIKLSSHTTEIIADDQTASTEPEEQFRPSAEVLGMGIEIDYLEQFGTSSFKESALRKQSLYLKFDPLLRDSPRKPISGTIETNMSIMTAPLQCGRLLEEAEKPAVSLQNEEKPKGLDLLGTFTTSDTGPLIPDSVTSDVSPLPFAASTNTAVDAIIDVLKYSQKDMDAAVELVKKEVQEKQLETLEWKKKYDKLHMEYKEMGKIIAEFEGTITQMMEDAHKQKELSKKEMQRMVEEKQQVISDLNSMEKSFSELFKRFEKQKEVLEGYRKNEEALKKCAEEYLARIKKEEQRYQALKAHAEEKLHQANEEIAQVRSRAKSETAALQASLRKEQMRIQSLERSLEQKTKENDELTKICDDLILKMEKI is encoded by the exons ATGAGTCTGCagattttaaatgcagaaaatggagaaaactgtgAAAACATCAGTGATGATCTAACAGTGGAAGACTGTGGCTTTTGCTTTACACCACCGGAACCTACAGGGAGACCATCCATTCTGCGCCTGTCACAGAAAGAAAACGTGCCGCCAAGAAGTGTGGTAAAAGCTATGAAG gtaACCTTTCAAACTCCTCTAAGAGATCCTCAGACTCGAAAAATCTTAAGTCCTACCATGACAGACAAACTCGAGGCTACTTTTACACTGGAGGATTGCAGGGAAGCCCCAGAGGATGATCTTTTATTTGCGTTCAACAATGTTGA AAGTCTTCAAAAAACTGAAGCTGAAGCCAATAATAGAGAGTCAAATATACAAATGCCAGAGAAGGTCAGCGCTGCTCCTTACCCAGATGATGAGATGCCAGTGAAGAGCCGAGGTTCCTACAATATTGACTTTGATAACCTAAATGACATCAATCCCTTCCAGAGTTCAATGCAGCTGCAGAATTCTCCTGGAAATCTACAAAAGTCTCCTGTATCTGGAAGCCCCGAGAGAGTTTCTGAAAAAAGTAGTAATTCTCTTCCACTGGATGATACAGTTCCCTTTCCTTCAACTACAGCAAGTGCGGAGAGCTCCAGTGCAGAGGAAAACATACAAACAACATTCTCTGGAAAAGAATCTGTTTTGACAGAGTTAGAGGAGTCTAATAAACACAAGCTGACTCCTAAGCAAGCAATCAGTGACTCTGTGCAGGATGTGAAATCTACTTCCGATGTAGTAAGCCAAGCTGATAACTCTGTGGGATCAACAGAAGCACCTACACATTCTGTACAGTTATCTGGCAAATTAGATCCTAGTAGTGCTGATGTAACTGATTCTTCTAAACCTGGGGAACTGAAGCTTCAGAATGTTTCAGTAGCAGAAAAAACTTCCACAGAAGAGTCAAAGCCTGCAGAGGAACCTTGTATCTCCAAGGGGGAACCTGCAGAAAAGCCTGGTACCACCAAGGCTGGACCAGTAAAACTGGAATTTGACTTTGATAACACCACTGCAAGAAAACCACCTCCTAAGAAACTAGGTAAAAGACCTGGAATTAAGCCACCTTCCAAAAAAATTCCTAGTGCCAAAACAAAAACTGAGAATACTGAAACGAAAAGTGCAAGTAATGTGGAAGAAGAAATTCCTGTTCCCAAAGCATCTTATAAGTTTGACTGGGACAAACTTGATGATCCAAACTTTAATCCATTTGGAGGAGGCTCTAAAATTTCCAGCTCACCCAAGTGCCCTAAACCTAGCAGTCAAAAAGCTCATCTGCAAGAGGAGCAGGATGGTGCCTTGTCAAGGAGGGAGTCTCTTCCAGTGGAGCAGGATAACACACCAAGTACCTGTGAAATTCTTGAGGAAAGAGATCCTGAAAGTTT ggAAATTGGTAAACAGAGGGTGGCAGAAGACAAGCCAGGAATTCAAGAAGACAATCTAGGAGCTCAAACAGAAGGCAAACTTCCAGGACAACTAGCCATG gagaagaaaatacaTCCCTCGAAATTGTCTCCAGCTAATGTCCTCTCTCAAGATAGTCTAGTTTCTGCTGGCAGTGGAAAAAGCTCAATGCCTGCAGAAGAAATTAAACTTAGTTCCCACACAACTGAGATAATAGCAGATGACCAGACAGCTAGCACTGAACCTGAAGAGCAGTTCAGACCATCAGCAGAAG TTCTAGGAATGGGCATAGAAATAGACTACCTGGAACAGTTTGGGACTTCATCA TTCAAAGAGTCTGCTTTGAGGAAACAGTCGCTGTATTTGAAGTTTGATCCTCTGTTGAGAGACAGTCCCAGAAAACCAATCTCTGGTACTATTGAAACAAATATGAGTATTATGACTGCTCCACTTCAGTGTGG CAGATTGCTTGAGGAAGCTGAAAAGCCTGCAGTGAgtcttcaaaatgaagaaaaaccaaAAGGACTAGATCTTCTGGGAACGTTTACAACTTCT gATACAGGTCCCCTAATTCCAGACTCTGTGACCAGTGATGTTTCACCGCTGCCTTTTGCTGCTTCTACAAACACTGCAGTGGATGCTATTATAGATGTGCTAAAATATAGTCAAAAAGACATGGATGCAGCTGTCGAACTGGTTAAAAAAGAG GTTCAAGAGAAGCAGCTGGAGACTCTAGAATGGAAAAAGAAGTATGACAAGCTTCATATGGAATACAAGGAAATGGG aaaaataattgcaGAGTTTGAGGGTACAATAACCCAAATGATGG AGGATGCTCACAAGCAGAAGgagctttcaaagaaagaaatgcagaggatggtggaagagaagcagcaagttATTTCAGATCTGAACTCTATGGAGAAATCTTTCTCTGAACTGTTCAAAcgatttgaaaaacagaaagaagtgcTAGAAGGTTATCGCAAA AATGAAGAGGCTCTGAAAAAGTGTGCTGAAGAGTACCTGGCCAGAATcaagaaagaagagcagagatATCAGGCACTAAAGGCACATGCTGAAGAAAAGCTGCATCA AGCAAATGAAGAAATTGCCCAGGTACGGAGCAGAGCCAAGTCAGAGACTGCAGCATTACAAGCCAGTCTCCGCAAAGAACAAATGAGGATCCAGTCCTTAGAGAGGAGCCTAGAACAAAAG ACTAAAGAAAATGATGAACTAACAAAAATCTGTGATGACTTGATTTTGAAGATGGAAAAAATCTAA
- the TACC3 gene encoding transforming acidic coiled-coil-containing protein 3 isoform X2 produces MSLQILNAENGENCENISDDLTVEDCGFCFTPPEPTGRPSILRLSQKENVPPRSVVKAMKVTFQTPLRDPQTRKILSPTMTDKLEATFTLEDCREAPEDDLLFAFNNVDRSLQKTEAEANNRESNIQMPEKVSAAPYPDDEMPVKSRGSYNIDFDNLNDINPFQSSMQLQNSPGNLQKSPVSGSPERVSEKSSNSLPLDDTVPFPSTTASAESSSAEENIQTTFSGKESVLTELEESNKHKLTPKQAISDSVQDVKSTSDVVSQADNSVGSTEAPTHSVQLSGKLDPSSADVTDSSKPGELKLQNVSVAEKTSTEESKPAEEPCISKGEPAEKPGTTKAGPVKLEFDFDNTTARKPPPKKLGKRPGIKPPSKKIPSAKTKTENTETKSASNVEEEIPVPKASYKFDWDKLDDPNFNPFGGGSKISSSPKCPKPSSQKAHLQEEQDGALSRRESLPVEQDNTPSTCEILEERDPESLEIGKQRVAEDKPGIQEDNLGAQTEGKLPGQLAMEKKIHPSKLSPANVLSQDSLVSAGSGKSSMPAEEIKLSSHTTEIIADDQTASTEPEEQFRPSAEVLGMGIEIDYLEQFGTSSFKESALRKQSLYLKFDPLLRDSPRKPISGTIETNMSIMTAPLQCGLLEEAEKPAVSLQNEEKPKGLDLLGTFTTSDTGPLIPDSVTSDVSPLPFAASTNTAVDAIIDVLKYSQKDMDAAVELVKKEVQEKQLETLEWKKKYDKLHMEYKEMGKIIAEFEGTITQMMEDAHKQKELSKKEMQRMVEEKQQVISDLNSMEKSFSELFKRFEKQKEVLEGYRKNEEALKKCAEEYLARIKKEEQRYQALKAHAEEKLHQANEEIAQVRSRAKSETAALQASLRKEQMRIQSLERSLEQKTKENDELTKICDDLILKMEKI; encoded by the exons ATGAGTCTGCagattttaaatgcagaaaatggagaaaactgtgAAAACATCAGTGATGATCTAACAGTGGAAGACTGTGGCTTTTGCTTTACACCACCGGAACCTACAGGGAGACCATCCATTCTGCGCCTGTCACAGAAAGAAAACGTGCCGCCAAGAAGTGTGGTAAAAGCTATGAAG gtaACCTTTCAAACTCCTCTAAGAGATCCTCAGACTCGAAAAATCTTAAGTCCTACCATGACAGACAAACTCGAGGCTACTTTTACACTGGAGGATTGCAGGGAAGCCCCAGAGGATGATCTTTTATTTGCGTTCAACAATGTTGA CAGAAGTCTTCAAAAAACTGAAGCTGAAGCCAATAATAGAGAGTCAAATATACAAATGCCAGAGAAGGTCAGCGCTGCTCCTTACCCAGATGATGAGATGCCAGTGAAGAGCCGAGGTTCCTACAATATTGACTTTGATAACCTAAATGACATCAATCCCTTCCAGAGTTCAATGCAGCTGCAGAATTCTCCTGGAAATCTACAAAAGTCTCCTGTATCTGGAAGCCCCGAGAGAGTTTCTGAAAAAAGTAGTAATTCTCTTCCACTGGATGATACAGTTCCCTTTCCTTCAACTACAGCAAGTGCGGAGAGCTCCAGTGCAGAGGAAAACATACAAACAACATTCTCTGGAAAAGAATCTGTTTTGACAGAGTTAGAGGAGTCTAATAAACACAAGCTGACTCCTAAGCAAGCAATCAGTGACTCTGTGCAGGATGTGAAATCTACTTCCGATGTAGTAAGCCAAGCTGATAACTCTGTGGGATCAACAGAAGCACCTACACATTCTGTACAGTTATCTGGCAAATTAGATCCTAGTAGTGCTGATGTAACTGATTCTTCTAAACCTGGGGAACTGAAGCTTCAGAATGTTTCAGTAGCAGAAAAAACTTCCACAGAAGAGTCAAAGCCTGCAGAGGAACCTTGTATCTCCAAGGGGGAACCTGCAGAAAAGCCTGGTACCACCAAGGCTGGACCAGTAAAACTGGAATTTGACTTTGATAACACCACTGCAAGAAAACCACCTCCTAAGAAACTAGGTAAAAGACCTGGAATTAAGCCACCTTCCAAAAAAATTCCTAGTGCCAAAACAAAAACTGAGAATACTGAAACGAAAAGTGCAAGTAATGTGGAAGAAGAAATTCCTGTTCCCAAAGCATCTTATAAGTTTGACTGGGACAAACTTGATGATCCAAACTTTAATCCATTTGGAGGAGGCTCTAAAATTTCCAGCTCACCCAAGTGCCCTAAACCTAGCAGTCAAAAAGCTCATCTGCAAGAGGAGCAGGATGGTGCCTTGTCAAGGAGGGAGTCTCTTCCAGTGGAGCAGGATAACACACCAAGTACCTGTGAAATTCTTGAGGAAAGAGATCCTGAAAGTTT ggAAATTGGTAAACAGAGGGTGGCAGAAGACAAGCCAGGAATTCAAGAAGACAATCTAGGAGCTCAAACAGAAGGCAAACTTCCAGGACAACTAGCCATG gagaagaaaatacaTCCCTCGAAATTGTCTCCAGCTAATGTCCTCTCTCAAGATAGTCTAGTTTCTGCTGGCAGTGGAAAAAGCTCAATGCCTGCAGAAGAAATTAAACTTAGTTCCCACACAACTGAGATAATAGCAGATGACCAGACAGCTAGCACTGAACCTGAAGAGCAGTTCAGACCATCAGCAGAAG TTCTAGGAATGGGCATAGAAATAGACTACCTGGAACAGTTTGGGACTTCATCA TTCAAAGAGTCTGCTTTGAGGAAACAGTCGCTGTATTTGAAGTTTGATCCTCTGTTGAGAGACAGTCCCAGAAAACCAATCTCTGGTACTATTGAAACAAATATGAGTATTATGACTGCTCCACTTCAGTGTGG ATTGCTTGAGGAAGCTGAAAAGCCTGCAGTGAgtcttcaaaatgaagaaaaaccaaAAGGACTAGATCTTCTGGGAACGTTTACAACTTCT gATACAGGTCCCCTAATTCCAGACTCTGTGACCAGTGATGTTTCACCGCTGCCTTTTGCTGCTTCTACAAACACTGCAGTGGATGCTATTATAGATGTGCTAAAATATAGTCAAAAAGACATGGATGCAGCTGTCGAACTGGTTAAAAAAGAG GTTCAAGAGAAGCAGCTGGAGACTCTAGAATGGAAAAAGAAGTATGACAAGCTTCATATGGAATACAAGGAAATGGG aaaaataattgcaGAGTTTGAGGGTACAATAACCCAAATGATGG AGGATGCTCACAAGCAGAAGgagctttcaaagaaagaaatgcagaggatggtggaagagaagcagcaagttATTTCAGATCTGAACTCTATGGAGAAATCTTTCTCTGAACTGTTCAAAcgatttgaaaaacagaaagaagtgcTAGAAGGTTATCGCAAA AATGAAGAGGCTCTGAAAAAGTGTGCTGAAGAGTACCTGGCCAGAATcaagaaagaagagcagagatATCAGGCACTAAAGGCACATGCTGAAGAAAAGCTGCATCA AGCAAATGAAGAAATTGCCCAGGTACGGAGCAGAGCCAAGTCAGAGACTGCAGCATTACAAGCCAGTCTCCGCAAAGAACAAATGAGGATCCAGTCCTTAGAGAGGAGCCTAGAACAAAAG ACTAAAGAAAATGATGAACTAACAAAAATCTGTGATGACTTGATTTTGAAGATGGAAAAAATCTAA
- the TACC3 gene encoding transforming acidic coiled-coil-containing protein 3 isoform X1: MSLQILNAENGENCENISDDLTVEDCGFCFTPPEPTGRPSILRLSQKENVPPRSVVKAMKVTFQTPLRDPQTRKILSPTMTDKLEATFTLEDCREAPEDDLLFAFNNVDRSLQKTEAEANNRESNIQMPEKVSAAPYPDDEMPVKSRGSYNIDFDNLNDINPFQSSMQLQNSPGNLQKSPVSGSPERVSEKSSNSLPLDDTVPFPSTTASAESSSAEENIQTTFSGKESVLTELEESNKHKLTPKQAISDSVQDVKSTSDVVSQADNSVGSTEAPTHSVQLSGKLDPSSADVTDSSKPGELKLQNVSVAEKTSTEESKPAEEPCISKGEPAEKPGTTKAGPVKLEFDFDNTTARKPPPKKLGKRPGIKPPSKKIPSAKTKTENTETKSASNVEEEIPVPKASYKFDWDKLDDPNFNPFGGGSKISSSPKCPKPSSQKAHLQEEQDGALSRRESLPVEQDNTPSTCEILEERDPESLEIGKQRVAEDKPGIQEDNLGAQTEGKLPGQLAMEKKIHPSKLSPANVLSQDSLVSAGSGKSSMPAEEIKLSSHTTEIIADDQTASTEPEEQFRPSAEVLGMGIEIDYLEQFGTSSFKESALRKQSLYLKFDPLLRDSPRKPISGTIETNMSIMTAPLQCGRLLEEAEKPAVSLQNEEKPKGLDLLGTFTTSDTGPLIPDSVTSDVSPLPFAASTNTAVDAIIDVLKYSQKDMDAAVELVKKEVQEKQLETLEWKKKYDKLHMEYKEMGKIIAEFEGTITQMMEDAHKQKELSKKEMQRMVEEKQQVISDLNSMEKSFSELFKRFEKQKEVLEGYRKNEEALKKCAEEYLARIKKEEQRYQALKAHAEEKLHQANEEIAQVRSRAKSETAALQASLRKEQMRIQSLERSLEQKTKENDELTKICDDLILKMEKI, from the exons ATGAGTCTGCagattttaaatgcagaaaatggagaaaactgtgAAAACATCAGTGATGATCTAACAGTGGAAGACTGTGGCTTTTGCTTTACACCACCGGAACCTACAGGGAGACCATCCATTCTGCGCCTGTCACAGAAAGAAAACGTGCCGCCAAGAAGTGTGGTAAAAGCTATGAAG gtaACCTTTCAAACTCCTCTAAGAGATCCTCAGACTCGAAAAATCTTAAGTCCTACCATGACAGACAAACTCGAGGCTACTTTTACACTGGAGGATTGCAGGGAAGCCCCAGAGGATGATCTTTTATTTGCGTTCAACAATGTTGA CAGAAGTCTTCAAAAAACTGAAGCTGAAGCCAATAATAGAGAGTCAAATATACAAATGCCAGAGAAGGTCAGCGCTGCTCCTTACCCAGATGATGAGATGCCAGTGAAGAGCCGAGGTTCCTACAATATTGACTTTGATAACCTAAATGACATCAATCCCTTCCAGAGTTCAATGCAGCTGCAGAATTCTCCTGGAAATCTACAAAAGTCTCCTGTATCTGGAAGCCCCGAGAGAGTTTCTGAAAAAAGTAGTAATTCTCTTCCACTGGATGATACAGTTCCCTTTCCTTCAACTACAGCAAGTGCGGAGAGCTCCAGTGCAGAGGAAAACATACAAACAACATTCTCTGGAAAAGAATCTGTTTTGACAGAGTTAGAGGAGTCTAATAAACACAAGCTGACTCCTAAGCAAGCAATCAGTGACTCTGTGCAGGATGTGAAATCTACTTCCGATGTAGTAAGCCAAGCTGATAACTCTGTGGGATCAACAGAAGCACCTACACATTCTGTACAGTTATCTGGCAAATTAGATCCTAGTAGTGCTGATGTAACTGATTCTTCTAAACCTGGGGAACTGAAGCTTCAGAATGTTTCAGTAGCAGAAAAAACTTCCACAGAAGAGTCAAAGCCTGCAGAGGAACCTTGTATCTCCAAGGGGGAACCTGCAGAAAAGCCTGGTACCACCAAGGCTGGACCAGTAAAACTGGAATTTGACTTTGATAACACCACTGCAAGAAAACCACCTCCTAAGAAACTAGGTAAAAGACCTGGAATTAAGCCACCTTCCAAAAAAATTCCTAGTGCCAAAACAAAAACTGAGAATACTGAAACGAAAAGTGCAAGTAATGTGGAAGAAGAAATTCCTGTTCCCAAAGCATCTTATAAGTTTGACTGGGACAAACTTGATGATCCAAACTTTAATCCATTTGGAGGAGGCTCTAAAATTTCCAGCTCACCCAAGTGCCCTAAACCTAGCAGTCAAAAAGCTCATCTGCAAGAGGAGCAGGATGGTGCCTTGTCAAGGAGGGAGTCTCTTCCAGTGGAGCAGGATAACACACCAAGTACCTGTGAAATTCTTGAGGAAAGAGATCCTGAAAGTTT ggAAATTGGTAAACAGAGGGTGGCAGAAGACAAGCCAGGAATTCAAGAAGACAATCTAGGAGCTCAAACAGAAGGCAAACTTCCAGGACAACTAGCCATG gagaagaaaatacaTCCCTCGAAATTGTCTCCAGCTAATGTCCTCTCTCAAGATAGTCTAGTTTCTGCTGGCAGTGGAAAAAGCTCAATGCCTGCAGAAGAAATTAAACTTAGTTCCCACACAACTGAGATAATAGCAGATGACCAGACAGCTAGCACTGAACCTGAAGAGCAGTTCAGACCATCAGCAGAAG TTCTAGGAATGGGCATAGAAATAGACTACCTGGAACAGTTTGGGACTTCATCA TTCAAAGAGTCTGCTTTGAGGAAACAGTCGCTGTATTTGAAGTTTGATCCTCTGTTGAGAGACAGTCCCAGAAAACCAATCTCTGGTACTATTGAAACAAATATGAGTATTATGACTGCTCCACTTCAGTGTGG CAGATTGCTTGAGGAAGCTGAAAAGCCTGCAGTGAgtcttcaaaatgaagaaaaaccaaAAGGACTAGATCTTCTGGGAACGTTTACAACTTCT gATACAGGTCCCCTAATTCCAGACTCTGTGACCAGTGATGTTTCACCGCTGCCTTTTGCTGCTTCTACAAACACTGCAGTGGATGCTATTATAGATGTGCTAAAATATAGTCAAAAAGACATGGATGCAGCTGTCGAACTGGTTAAAAAAGAG GTTCAAGAGAAGCAGCTGGAGACTCTAGAATGGAAAAAGAAGTATGACAAGCTTCATATGGAATACAAGGAAATGGG aaaaataattgcaGAGTTTGAGGGTACAATAACCCAAATGATGG AGGATGCTCACAAGCAGAAGgagctttcaaagaaagaaatgcagaggatggtggaagagaagcagcaagttATTTCAGATCTGAACTCTATGGAGAAATCTTTCTCTGAACTGTTCAAAcgatttgaaaaacagaaagaagtgcTAGAAGGTTATCGCAAA AATGAAGAGGCTCTGAAAAAGTGTGCTGAAGAGTACCTGGCCAGAATcaagaaagaagagcagagatATCAGGCACTAAAGGCACATGCTGAAGAAAAGCTGCATCA AGCAAATGAAGAAATTGCCCAGGTACGGAGCAGAGCCAAGTCAGAGACTGCAGCATTACAAGCCAGTCTCCGCAAAGAACAAATGAGGATCCAGTCCTTAGAGAGGAGCCTAGAACAAAAG ACTAAAGAAAATGATGAACTAACAAAAATCTGTGATGACTTGATTTTGAAGATGGAAAAAATCTAA